A window of Anomalospiza imberbis isolate Cuckoo-Finch-1a 21T00152 chromosome 4, ASM3175350v1, whole genome shotgun sequence contains these coding sequences:
- the MGST2 gene encoding LOW QUALITY PROTEIN: microsomal glutathione S-transferase 2 (The sequence of the model RefSeq protein was modified relative to this genomic sequence to represent the inferred CDS: inserted 1 base in 1 codon; substituted 1 base at 1 genomic stop codon), producing the protein MGKDSNVKAPIRRGEQGQEHLTHVIDCMKKNQATEIQDCEDCSVKRSLPYTHPVGTQELLGTWLADQFCSQLAAVPLLSTFQQCHFAWLVGKLGMKHKVMPLAVTGAPEFDRTFHAQQNCVEFYPIFWSGLWTAGXFFNQELASFWGMLYMFARYKYFHGYVQSVEGRXELTGFYLSVIILICLIILGAAGAAGIVNSFLDEYLDFSIMEKVHKLL; encoded by the exons ATGGGCAAGGACTCCAATGTGAAAGCACCAATAAGAAGAGGAGAGCAAGGACAGGAGCACCTTACACATGTTATTGATTGCATGAAGAAGAACCAGGCCACTGAGATCCAGGACTGTGAAGACTG CTCAGTGAAGCGCTCTCTCCCATACACGCATCCTGTTGGCACACAGGAACTGCTGGGAACATGGCTGGCTGATCAGTTTTGCTCGCAGCTGGCAGCTGTCCCTCTTCTTTCCACCTTCCAGCAAT GTCATTTTGCTTGGCTGGTGGGGAAATTAGGAATGAAGCACAAGGTCATGCCCCTGGCTGTCACTGGAGCTCCAGAATTTGACAGAACATTTCATGCACA ACAAAACTGTGTGGAGTTTTACCCAATATTCTGGTCTGGCCTCTGGACTGCAG TGTTTTTCAATCAAG aATTAGCTTCCTTTTGGGGTATGTTGTACATGTTTGCCCGCTACAAGTACTTCCATGGTTATGTCCAGTCCGTGGAAGGAAGGTAAGAA TTAACAGGGTTTTATTTGAGTGTGATAATTCTGATTTGTTTGATAATCCTGGGTGCAGCTGGTGCAGCTGGGATTGTCAACAGCTTTCTGGATGAATACCTGGACTTCAGCATAATGGAGAAAGTCCATAAATTGCTTTGA